One window of Methanofervidicoccus abyssi genomic DNA carries:
- the infB gene encoding translation initiation factor IF-2: protein MSLRCPIVCVLGHVDHGKTTLLDKIRKTRVSQREAGGITQHIGASEIPIDVIKKVAKDLLGMLKADLKIPGLLVIDTPGHEAFTSLRKRGGALADIAILVVDINEGFKPQTIESINILKQNKTPFVVAANKLDLVPGWNSKDVPFVLNFNEKVQHPNALTEFEIRLYNNIIKPLNELGFDADLFTRVEDLTRTVCVIPVSAKTGEGIPDLLLMIAGLAQKYLEDNLKLDVKGPAKGTVLEVKEERGLGKTIDAIIYDGIARRGDYIVLGNPDGVVVSRVKALLKPKPLDEMRDPRDKFKPVNMVTAAAGVKISAPDLDRVIAGSPFRIVPKDKIEEAKKEVMAEVEELSIETDEEGIIIKGDTMGSLEALAKELKKRGVKIRKAEVGDISKKDIIEAHTYSKINPLYGVILAFNSKILPDAKEELERYSNVKIIQGNVIYKIVEDYEEWIKKMEEALKSDEFEKITRPAVIKVLPNCIFRKSKPAICGIEVLCGTLRVKSPLINEKGKKIGFVREIKNKEQENIKEATAGMQVPISIEGNIILGRHVKENDILYVDVPEEEVRKMVHEYKDRLREDEEEALKMFIQLKRKLENNMFWGI from the coding sequence GTGTCTCTAAGATGTCCTATTGTATGTGTATTGGGTCATGTAGATCATGGAAAAACAACTTTACTAGATAAAATAAGAAAAACTAGAGTATCCCAGAGAGAAGCAGGAGGAATAACTCAGCATATCGGAGCCAGTGAGATTCCAATAGATGTTATAAAGAAAGTTGCAAAGGATCTTTTGGGGATGTTGAAGGCAGATCTAAAGATACCTGGCCTTCTTGTTATAGACACTCCAGGACATGAAGCATTTACATCCCTGAGGAAGAGAGGAGGTGCACTGGCAGATATTGCCATACTTGTAGTGGATATAAACGAGGGATTTAAACCTCAAACCATAGAATCCATTAATATACTTAAACAGAATAAAACACCCTTCGTAGTAGCAGCTAACAAGTTGGATTTAGTTCCAGGTTGGAATTCTAAGGATGTACCATTTGTTTTGAACTTCAATGAAAAGGTACAACATCCCAACGCCTTAACAGAGTTTGAGATAAGGCTATATAACAACATTATAAAACCTCTCAACGAGTTGGGGTTTGATGCAGATCTCTTTACAAGGGTAGAGGATCTTACAAGGACTGTATGTGTAATACCTGTATCTGCCAAGACAGGGGAAGGTATTCCAGATCTACTACTGATGATAGCAGGGCTGGCTCAGAAGTACTTAGAGGATAACCTAAAGTTGGATGTTAAAGGACCTGCAAAGGGTACAGTACTGGAAGTTAAGGAGGAGAGAGGTTTAGGTAAAACCATAGATGCGATAATATACGATGGAATAGCTAGAAGGGGAGACTATATAGTCCTTGGAAATCCAGATGGTGTTGTAGTTTCAAGAGTTAAAGCACTTCTGAAACCAAAACCATTAGACGAGATGAGGGATCCTAGAGATAAATTTAAACCTGTGAATATGGTTACAGCTGCAGCTGGGGTAAAGATATCTGCTCCAGATCTGGATAGAGTTATAGCAGGTAGTCCCTTCAGAATAGTACCTAAGGATAAGATAGAAGAGGCTAAAAAGGAGGTTATGGCAGAGGTAGAGGAGTTAAGTATAGAGACAGACGAGGAAGGTATTATAATCAAAGGAGATACTATGGGTTCCTTGGAGGCCCTTGCAAAGGAGTTAAAAAAGAGGGGGGTAAAGATTAGGAAGGCTGAAGTGGGGGATATATCTAAGAAGGATATTATAGAGGCCCATACCTACAGTAAGATAAATCCGTTATATGGGGTAATATTAGCATTCAATTCAAAGATACTACCAGATGCAAAAGAGGAATTAGAGAGATACAGCAATGTTAAAATTATTCAGGGGAATGTTATCTATAAGATAGTTGAAGATTACGAAGAATGGATTAAAAAGATGGAAGAAGCCCTTAAATCTGATGAATTTGAGAAAATTACAAGACCTGCTGTGATAAAGGTACTGCCTAACTGCATATTTAGAAAGAGTAAGCCTGCAATATGTGGGATAGAAGTGCTCTGTGGTACCTTGAGAGTAAAGAGTCCCCTTATAAATGAGAAAGGTAAGAAGATAGGATTTGTAAGGGAGATAAAGAATAAGGAGCAGGAGAACATTAAGGAAGCTACTGCAGGTATGCAGGTACCTATCTCTATAGAAGGAAATATCATACTTGGGAGACATGTGAAGGAGAATGATATACTCTATGTGGATGTCCCAGAAGAGGAGGTTAGAAAAATGGTGCATGAGTACAAGGATAGGCTAAGAGAAGATGAGGAAGAAGCTTTGAAGATGTTTATTCAATTGAAGAGAAAGTTGGAGAATAACATGTTCTGGGGTATTTAA
- the mtrH gene encoding tetrahydromethanopterin S-methyltransferase subunit H, with protein sequence MFKFDKEQMVIEIAGRKFGGQPGEYPTGLSGTIFYARHKIVEDEKKGIFDKAAAEDLINKQAEMEDITGNPALVQVFGGNPEALVKYIDFVAEIWDGPMLLDSTSGEARMAAARRATEAGYADQCIYNSINVSIEEEEFQNLVESDLEASIVLCFDPMDPSVEGKLNVLLNGGKTADTGMLELAEKAGIKYPLIDVAVTPLGNGAGPAVRASFAVKAKLGLPVGSGIHNIPSAWDWLREFRKKLREAGHTQLAKDVHHVCDIGANIIQAMAVGDFVLYGPIDNAQLVFPAIAMTDAVIAEAAKEMGINPVDAHPINKLL encoded by the coding sequence ATGTTCAAGTTTGATAAAGAACAGATGGTAATTGAAATAGCAGGGAGAAAATTTGGTGGTCAGCCAGGGGAGTATCCAACAGGATTGTCAGGTACCATATTCTATGCAAGACATAAAATTGTAGAAGATGAGAAAAAAGGTATTTTCGATAAGGCTGCTGCAGAGGATTTAATAAACAAACAGGCTGAGATGGAGGATATTACTGGAAATCCAGCCCTTGTCCAGGTATTTGGAGGGAACCCAGAGGCACTGGTGAAGTACATAGATTTTGTTGCTGAAATATGGGACGGTCCAATGCTGTTAGATTCCACATCTGGAGAGGCAAGAATGGCTGCTGCAAGGAGGGCTACAGAGGCTGGATACGCAGATCAGTGTATTTATAACTCTATCAACGTATCCATTGAAGAAGAAGAGTTCCAGAACTTGGTAGAGAGTGACTTGGAGGCATCAATTGTATTATGTTTCGACCCTATGGATCCATCAGTTGAAGGTAAATTGAACGTGCTGTTAAATGGAGGTAAAACTGCAGACACTGGGATGTTAGAGTTAGCAGAAAAGGCAGGTATAAAATATCCATTAATAGACGTTGCAGTTACGCCCTTAGGTAACGGAGCAGGTCCTGCTGTAAGAGCTTCCTTCGCAGTTAAGGCTAAGTTAGGACTTCCAGTTGGAAGTGGTATCCACAACATACCTTCTGCATGGGATTGGTTAAGAGAATTTAGAAAGAAGCTGAGAGAAGCTGGACACACTCAACTTGCAAAGGATGTTCACCATGTATGTGATATAGGGGCCAACATTATCCAGGCCATGGCTGTGGGGGATTTCGTTCTCTATGGACCAATAGACAATGCCCAGTTGGTATTTCCAGCGATAGCAATGACAGATGCAGTAATTGCGGAAGCTGCAAAAGAGATGGGAATAAATCCAGTAGATGCCCATCCAATAAACAAACTATTATAA
- a CDS encoding 2-isopropylmalate synthase: MKPYREDNEVIIESLKGLKLPERIRIFDTTLRDGEQTPGVSLTPEEKVEIAVNLNNLGVDVIEAGFPISSRGEKEAIKRITSLNMDAEICALARTVKKDIDVAIDCDVDTIHTFIATSPLHRKYKLKMNKDEILRKAVEAVEYIKDHGITVEFSAEDATRTEISYLIEVYKVVEEAGADRINVPDTVGVMIPKAMEYLIRRIKEEVSLPISVHCHNDFGLAVANSLGAVEGGAQQVHCTVNGIGERAGNAALEEVVLSLKMIYGIETGIKTEKLTEVSQLISKLTGIKLQVNKAIVGENAFAHESGIHAHGVLTHALTYEPIPPEIVGQRRKIILGKHTGSHAIECKLRELGFKVGENITEEQFKEVIRRIKDIGDKGKRITDDDVMAIVEDITKRTVKEERIVNLEQIAVMTGNKVIPTASVILTIDGEKYITSEVGVGPVDAAIKAIQSIIGEKIKLKEYHINAITGGTDALAEVTIKLEGYGKEVTVKAANEDIVRASVEAVIEGINRIMVK; the protein is encoded by the coding sequence ATGAAACCTTACAGGGAAGATAACGAAGTTATAATAGAATCTCTAAAGGGTCTAAAACTTCCTGAAAGAATAAGAATATTCGATACAACCCTAAGGGATGGGGAGCAGACACCAGGTGTATCCCTAACTCCTGAGGAGAAGGTAGAGATTGCAGTGAATCTAAACAACTTAGGAGTAGATGTGATAGAGGCTGGTTTTCCCATATCTTCCCGGGGAGAGAAGGAGGCTATAAAGAGGATAACATCTCTAAACATGGATGCAGAGATCTGTGCCCTTGCGAGGACTGTTAAAAAGGATATAGATGTGGCTATAGACTGTGATGTAGATACTATCCACACATTTATTGCAACTTCTCCATTACATAGGAAGTACAAGTTAAAGATGAATAAAGATGAGATTTTAAGAAAGGCTGTAGAAGCAGTAGAATATATAAAAGATCATGGTATTACCGTAGAATTCTCGGCAGAGGATGCAACTAGGACAGAGATTTCATACCTGATAGAAGTTTATAAGGTAGTTGAGGAGGCTGGTGCAGATAGGATAAACGTACCTGATACTGTAGGGGTGATGATCCCAAAGGCTATGGAGTACCTTATAAGAAGGATAAAGGAGGAGGTCTCACTGCCAATATCTGTTCACTGCCATAACGACTTCGGGCTGGCGGTGGCTAACTCCTTAGGTGCTGTGGAAGGGGGGGCTCAACAAGTACACTGTACTGTAAACGGTATTGGAGAGAGGGCTGGAAATGCTGCATTAGAGGAAGTAGTACTGTCCCTTAAGATGATATACGGGATCGAAACAGGGATAAAAACTGAGAAACTTACAGAGGTCTCACAGTTGATATCCAAACTTACAGGGATTAAACTCCAGGTAAATAAGGCCATAGTTGGGGAGAACGCCTTTGCCCATGAGAGTGGGATACATGCCCATGGAGTACTTACTCATGCCCTAACATACGAACCTATACCTCCAGAGATTGTAGGACAGAGGAGAAAGATTATACTTGGAAAACATACAGGTTCCCATGCTATAGAGTGTAAGTTGAGAGAGTTAGGTTTTAAAGTTGGAGAGAATATTACAGAAGAACAGTTTAAGGAGGTAATCAGGAGGATCAAGGACATTGGAGATAAAGGTAAGAGGATTACAGATGACGATGTGATGGCCATAGTTGAGGATATAACAAAGAGGACTGTAAAGGAAGAAAGAATAGTTAATTTAGAACAGATAGCTGTAATGACTGGGAACAAGGTAATACCTACTGCCAGTGTGATATTAACCATAGATGGAGAGAAATACATTACATCTGAAGTAGGTGTTGGTCCAGTGGATGCTGCCATAAAAGCCATCCAGTCCATAATAGGGGAAAAGATAAAGCTAAAAGAGTACCATATAAATGCCATAACTGGAGGTACAGATGCTTTAGCAGAGGTAACTATTAAATTGGAAGGTTATGGAAAGGAAGTTACTGTAAAGGCTGCAAATGAGGACATAGTTAGGGCTTCAGTTGAGGCGGTAATCGAGGGGATAAATAGAATTATGGTGAAGTAG